From a region of the Hippopotamus amphibius kiboko isolate mHipAmp2 chromosome 3, mHipAmp2.hap2, whole genome shotgun sequence genome:
- the NAA11 gene encoding N-alpha-acetyltransferase 11, producing the protein MNIRSAQPDDLMNMQHCNLLCLPENYQMKYYFYHGLSWPQLSYIAEDEAGKIVGYVLAKMEEDPDDVPHGHITSLAVKRSHRRLGLAQKLMDQACRAMIENFSAKYVSLHVRKSNRAALHLYSDTLNFQVSEVEPKYYADGEDAYAMKRDLSQMAEELRRQLEPKEKGRYVVLGSRENQETQGSALPGSQEARQEEKNPAADDSKEPSESTESPDAQDSSQDSDPTS; encoded by the coding sequence ATGAACATCCGCAGTGCCCAGCCAGACGACCTGATGAACATGCAACACTGCAACCTCCTTTGCCTCCCGGAGAACTACCAGATGAAATACTATTTCTACCATGGCCTTTCCTGGCCCCAGCTCTCTTACATCGCTGAGGACGAGGCCGGGAAGATTGTGGGCTACGTCCTGGCCAAAATGGAGGAGGACCCGGATGATGTGCCCCACGGACATATCACCTCCCTGGCCGTGAAGCGTTCACACCGGCGCCTCGGCCTGGCCCAGAAGCTGATGGACCAGGCCTGCCGGGCCATGATAGAGAACTTTAGTGCCAAGTACGTGTCCCTGCACGTCAGGAAGAGTAACCGGGCAGCCTTGCACCTCTATTCTGACACTCTCAACTTTCAGGTTAGTGAGGTGGAACCTAAATACTATGCAGATGGAGAAGATGCTTATGCTATGAAGCGGGATCTGTCGCAGATGGCAGAGGAGCTCAGGAGGCAGCTGGAGCCGAAGGAGAAGGGCCGATATGTGGTGCTGGGCTCCAGGGAGAACCAGGAGACCCAGGGCAGCGCACTTCCTGGTTCCCAAGAGGCCCGTCAAGAGGAGAAGAACCCGGCCGCTGATGACAGCAAGGAACCCAGCGAGTCCACAGAAAGCCCCGATGCCCAGGACAGCTCACAGGACTCAGACCCCACCTCCTAG